The region GCCATGAGGAGCCCCTCCATCCCCTTTCTCCTGACCGCCCCGGCGCGGGCCGCCAGCAGGGCCGCTATGAGGCCGCCCATGGCCCCCACCCCGAAGATGCCGCCGCCCAGGGCGTCGTAGAGCACCCCGCCGAAGAACCCGAGCAGCACCGCCTGCAGGTCCCCCAGCGGGTAGACGGCGTAGACGATGGCGAGCAGGGTGAACTTGGGCGAGACGGGGCCGAGCGTCAGGTAGGGGCTGAGCACGGCCTCCAGCAGGGCGCCGAGCGCCACGACCAGAGAGGCCCGCAGAACGGAGGTCTGCTCCACGCCCTAGGTCCCCCGGTGTCCGGCGCGCCCTACCAATCGGTGATCACCCGCACCTCCTCGAGGTCGTCCGGGTTGACCGCCGGCTCCACGACTATCTTCTTGTACTGGTCGAGGTCGGTGGAGCTAACCGACTCTATCGTGCCCACGAAGAGCCCCGGCGGGAACAGAAGCTCCCTGCCCCCCGCCCGGCCGCTGGTGACGACGTAGTCGCCCTCCTCGGCGCGGGCGCTCAGGTCCACGTACTCCACGCCGAAGTAGCCCTCGATGTTGGTCCTGAGGATGCCCTCGCCGTAGGTCACGTCCTCCTCGGTGGCCGAGGGGTCGACTTGGCCGGTGGAGGGGTCGAACTCCGCCGGCGGAACGATCCTCACCCCGGCGGCGAAGTTGTGGTCGGTCACCAGCATGACCTCGGCGGTGTGCCGGGAGACCTGCCCGGTCGTCCTCCCGACGAGGATGTTGTTCCCCACTATGACGGGCATCTGCGGCCGCACGCCGTCCTCCGTCCCGACGTTTATGGTGATCCGGTTGGTGAACTGCTCCCCAACGGGGGCGATGACCCGCGCGAGGGGCGCGTACTCGTAGCCGGGCCGCTCGCCCTCGAGCATCTGCCTAAGCCGCTCGTTCTCCCGGCGCAAATCCGAGGCCTCGGCGGCGAGCGCCTGGGCGTTGCGCAGCTCCCTCCGCAGCTCCTGCTCCTCGCCGCTGAAGGCCCCGGCCAGCCTGTCCTGCGCCACATCGAAGGGGGAGGCCGCGAGCGAGAGCAGCGCCCGCACGGGCCGCAGCACCTCCGCGGCCCCGAGCTGCACCGTGTGCAGCGGACCGCAGCCGCTGTCCGAGGTGCAGTCCCCCTCCTTCACGTAGACGGTAAAGAGCATCAGGCTCACGACGCTCAGGGCCAGCACCGCCGCGAGCCCCCCGGCCGGGCCGGACTTTTTGCGCCCGACGGACACGGCCTAGCCCGTAAAGAGCGCGCTGCGGTAAGAGTCGATCTCCTCCAGGCAGCGGCCGCTGCCTATCGCGACGCACATCAGGGCGTCGTCGGCCACGTGCACGGGGATGCCCGTCTCGCGCCGCAGCCGCTCGTCCAGGTGCCTGAGCAGCGCCCCGCCGCCGACCAGCACCATCCCCCGGTCCATGATGTCCGAGGCCAGCTCGGGGGGCGTGCGGTCCAGCGTGTCCCGCACGGCGGCGATGATAGCGTCCACCGGCACGCTTATCGCCTCGCGCACCTCCTCGCTGGTGATCACCACCGTCTTGGGCAGCCCGGTGACCAGGTCGCGCCCCCTTATCTCGGCGGACTCCTCCTCCTCGAGCCGGAAGGCGCTCCCCAGCTCTATCTTGAGCTGCTCGGCGGTCTGGGTGCCCACCGCGAGCTTGTACTCCTTCTGGATGTAGTTAGTTATGGCGTCGTCGATGTCGTCGCCGGCGATCCGGATGGAGGACTTGGTGACGATCCCGCCGAGCGAGACCACGGCGACCTCCGTGGTCCCCCCGCCTATGTCCACCACCATCGACCCCTGGGCCTCGTTGACCGGCAGCCCCGCCCCGATCGCCGCCGCGAGCGGCTCCTCTATGGTGTAGGCCTGCCGGGCCCCGGCGGCCTCGGTGGCCTCCTTGACCGCCCTCAGCTCCACCCCGGTAACGCCGGACGGCACGCACACCACCACCCGCGGCCCGACGAGCGAGCGGAAGAAGCCCCGCCGCGGCTGCACCTTGCGTATAAAGTAGGAGAGCATCTTCTCGGTGACCTCGAAGTCGGCGATCACGCCGTCCTTCAGAGGACGCATCGCGACGATGTTGCCGGGCGTCCGCCCGATCATGCTCTTCGCCGCGGAGCCCACCGCCACCACCCTGTCGGTCTTGGTGTCTATGGCGACGACCGAGGGCTCGGAGAGCACTATCCCGTGCCCCTTGACGTACACCAGGGTGTTGGCGGTCCCCAGGTCTATCGCAACGTCTCTCCCGAACAGTCCTCCGAACATCACGCGCCCCATCCATCCGTGTCCCAGGCTCCGGCCACCAGGCTAGAGCATCCCGTGCTCTTTCATGCTGAAGTAGCCCTCGCCCACTATGACGTGGTCGAGAACCTCTATCCCGATTATCCCCCCGGCCTCCGCGACGCGCCCGGTCACCTCCCGGTCCTCGCGGCTGGGCTCCACCCTGCCGCTCGGATGGTTGTGGGCGAGCACCACGCTCGCGGCGCTGGCCCTGATGGCCGGCTTGAAGACCTCGCGGGGGTGGACGAGCGACGAGGAGAGGGTCCCGACCGAGATGGTGGGTGCTTCTA is a window of Rubrobacter xylanophilus DSM 9941 DNA encoding:
- the mreD gene encoding rod shape-determining protein MreD codes for the protein MEQTSVLRASLVVALGALLEAVLSPYLTLGPVSPKFTLLAIVYAVYPLGDLQAVLLGFFGGVLYDALGGGIFGVGAMGGLIAALLAARAGAVRRKGMEGLLMAQVAALSVAAYDIINLAGRGLAGLYAPPLGGYLFAGVLPDALLNGALAYAFAAWMARRARRRKGRGWEAER
- the mreC gene encoding rod shape-determining protein MreC; its protein translation is MSVGRKKSGPAGGLAAVLALSVVSLMLFTVYVKEGDCTSDSGCGPLHTVQLGAAEVLRPVRALLSLAASPFDVAQDRLAGAFSGEEQELRRELRNAQALAAEASDLRRENERLRQMLEGERPGYEYAPLARVIAPVGEQFTNRITINVGTEDGVRPQMPVIVGNNILVGRTTGQVSRHTAEVMLVTDHNFAAGVRIVPPAEFDPSTGQVDPSATEEDVTYGEGILRTNIEGYFGVEYVDLSARAEEGDYVVTSGRAGGRELLFPPGLFVGTIESVSSTDLDQYKKIVVEPAVNPDDLEEVRVITDW
- a CDS encoding rod shape-determining protein; the encoded protein is MGRVMFGGLFGRDVAIDLGTANTLVYVKGHGIVLSEPSVVAIDTKTDRVVAVGSAAKSMIGRTPGNIVAMRPLKDGVIADFEVTEKMLSYFIRKVQPRRGFFRSLVGPRVVVCVPSGVTGVELRAVKEATEAAGARQAYTIEEPLAAAIGAGLPVNEAQGSMVVDIGGGTTEVAVVSLGGIVTKSSIRIAGDDIDDAITNYIQKEYKLAVGTQTAEQLKIELGSAFRLEEEESAEIRGRDLVTGLPKTVVITSEEVREAISVPVDAIIAAVRDTLDRTPPELASDIMDRGMVLVGGGALLRHLDERLRRETGIPVHVADDALMCVAIGSGRCLEEIDSYRSALFTG